The genomic interval CTAACACTGGTGTATATGGTTGGAACCACCTGCAAATTTCACCGAATACATATACATGATTTTCGACGTCTTCTACAGTGGTGGACAACATGTGTAATTAGCCTTACATTCTAAACAACTCCTACCAATTCAGAAAATATGAGCTCTAATACAATCCCCCAGTCTGTTCTTATCCCCCAAATGTATCTCAGGACACAATAACCCAAGCATTCTTTCTTGAGCTTAAAAATAACATTGAAGGTACCATCCAGTCATTATAGAGTATTTGAGCCCCATCCATGGTCCATAGGCATTGCAATATGCCACTCTTTTAAATTTTTCGTAAACCTAATTAATAACGTGAGTTGGGTAGCCAGGGGATGAGAGGGGGAGGGCCTTTTAGGAACTGACCTTGACAAAATACTGATACATTCCATTAGGGGTTTCTTGCACCCACCGAACCCTGtaaatttaaagattaatttaataaaaagtgacaagcaaacaaaaaaaataaaatttccattcatcTGTATCTCTGGAGGTTTTTGTAGTTTacgttttttttttgggtggTGTGGTTGGCTCGcttgcttttacattaaataaCACATCCAAAAGGGGCGGAGGATACATAAGAACGTGAATAGAGCACAAATCAGtaagcatataaaatataatatgatcAATGCAAGGAAGTATTAGCGATTTCCAAAATATCGTTCACAACAAACTATCGACTTTGTTATGGTTATCTATCATCCCCTCATTAAGTTAATTCGATGGTAGATTAAAAAGTGTGCACGTGAGTTTGTAGAAAGATCTACCCATCCAGTGGATTGACAATTCCAGGTATAGAATCTCCAAACATCAACTTGTTAATCTTGTGGCTCATCTGCATGGAATACTACGAAGTCAGTAAATTGATTAGAAAACTTTAAATTtgaaacatacatataaaaGCAATTCGATACATATGACATGGCCACCAACCACTGAGCTCAATGGTTGAACTCTGGTTTATAGGTGTTCCTTACATTGTAATTTTCTGTTGGTAAATTGAGGAAATCGAACAGATGAAAGCCTGGTATATGAAAGCTTTTCCCAGGAGAAAACTGAAATTTTCCAGCCACTTTGTTAACCTCCAGAGACCCATGTATACTGCATCCTTCACCCTGTTCTTCTTGTACTTTCTGAACAAAACCCTCCCTTTTGCACTATATGCAAAAATTATGACATGTCACGGAAAAGAACATCAAATGAGCACAAACAAAGGAATGGACTAGAGTGCATGTGAAATCGTGTGTTTTCTATATTTTCAAGATGGTTTCAAAAATGAGAGCATTCTTTAAATTTATCctgaaaaataattcagacactAATAAAGGCACTTACATGCAGATGGGGTATTTGTGATATACACAAGTAGATGCCAATGAAAAAAATCATCAGGATAACCAACATCATTTGTAATCCACACAGGAGGTTTTAGAAGGCGAAAGAAATCACtttctaaaaatcaatttttgtaATGCAAATAAGGTAAATAGCACAATTTCTTCCCCCAACCTGGTCAATCATATCTGTGTTTGTTATACCCCATCCTTTCTTTCGATATGCTTCACGAACTTCTTCACATGAATTACAACACTCATCATCTGACTGCAAATAAATATTTAGATGAATTACCAATCAATCATTTTGTGTTTACGGTTGACTGGAGACAAAGATTTTTTATCAATAACCTTACCCACGACAGCATACACCAGTTAGTTATACTCATCAtcagttttttttaaaagaaaaaatctaTATCTGATCGCTGTTGCGAATAAATCACAAACAAAATACACACACAGAGACAAACATAAACacgaacacacacacacagaaaAACCCAAAATCAACAAGAAGTGAGTATGGAAAGTTCACTTTCAATAATGGTGAATTGAGTGTAGAACCTATCAACTTTCACTAAAATTTAGATTATTATCATCAAGTATTCATCAATGATGATAATTTATAATCTAATGCAATCAATTATTATGGTCGAGGAAATCATGCCGTTTTGAGAATTTTTCTGTGTGATGATGGCAGAGAATGAGTACAAGCTAGAGGTGGTGATGCAGAGAAAGAGCCAGCAAGATAtaactttattttaaaataagctGGATTCGATGAAGAAACTCGAAGAAGTGTGAGCGAGAGCCTACTTCCTCtgttttccaaactttgcaaaACACCTTTCTTAGAGTATGCTTTATCTTGACTTTAACTTTTGTACAGAAATACAACAAAAGGTAGATGTTTTCCAGTTGCTTTCTCGATTAAAAGCATGTGAATTATAAGGTTGAATTATGGCAAAAAAAGGGTAATTGACTAGAAGGATCTGACAGCGACTTATATGGTTGGTCAACCCAGACAGAATAGGGCACATTTCCAGCCCCTGCATCAGTAAATAATGCAAACATACGATAAAACTAATATACATAAATACCATTTCTGCACCATAGCACGATCCACAATATGTCTCATTATGCTCAAGCCTGCCGCCATGTCTCTGCAAAGGCTTCTCAATCTGAATAAATAGAACATAAGAGTAATTAGAGAATGGTGATAATTGAGGGGAATAATAggacaaaaaaaaattgcaaggaCACAGATGACTGCGTACAGAAATATGATGAAGTCCTACTAAGCCCAACTAAATGTATTTTCCAATTTGCTGGATGTGAAATTATTCATCTCCTACCCTTTGGAATGAACATGGCATGACGCCACAGCCCCTTAAACACCCACTCCAGAAAATTCTACTTCAAAATGTTACTAAAACAGTATATCCaatgaaaaattcaaaatcatatTAGCAATCCAGATAAAAAGTTTGAAAGGCTGTCTATATCTTCCTCCACAGTGCCTACCTTCAACCTACGATATTTTTTGAACATATTTTATCGCTTATCACCCAGTACAACCTATTTATTGACAATAAACAAATATTCACTACTTTCTAAGAAAAAAAGTATCCTAATTCCTTGCATTTCATCTTGGATTCACCaccatatatttaatttaaggcATGCTAAAATAATCTCTTGAGCCTTTAAAACGCACCAAGATTGGTGTTGCATGACCCGAAGAAACACTTACATTGAAAAGTTCCATTTTGAGTCTTGGCTTGCATTTAGGTGCAATGAGTCATTGACTAAATCCACTGCCCCCTGAGCCTAGTGgggattttaaaattatatgtgtgtgtgtgtgagcgCGTGTGAGTTGCATATATTACAAAAACACGGGCAAAAACACAGGGCTATAATACGTGATAGCTTTGACGAAGGTAGGAGGGCAGGCTCTTGTTACCTGAGGTGCACCGATTCCATCTTTTCTCACTTCTATCACATTGCCATGAGAATCAAGTCTTTTCTTAAAGATATCGTGTCTCTGCAATAAACCACATTGTGCCACCAATTAATCAAAGAGATTATGAGGAATTATACAAGGTCAGCAGGACTGATTGAGGTAATGCTTCATCAAATGCCTTAAAATTGACACTCTGAAATACATTaaaaaacaatgaaaatgaATTGAGAACTCCATACGAATACATACTATGTCCAGATGTCGCTCCCCACTGATATCCATAGCATCAAGACTCAACAATGAACATGGAAAGGCGGGAAAAGTGATATCAAACTGCACCCAAATTAAGAGGCAAACATGACAACATAATAAAGGGTAATGATCAGCACAGACTTAACCAGAAATTAATGATAGTTGTTACTGGCAGATGAGATGATAAAAACCATCTTAAACACTTTTAGTTCAGTAATAGAGCAACTAAAGAATGTTAGAGCCTAATAAATCTGTAGGTGACTTTAACTACCTTGCAGCACTAAAATGAAATCGAAGTGTGCTATGAATATAATATAGTTAATACCATAAATTGTGAGAATCAAAATTCTTCATTACATGTGCCAGGAGACAGTTTTCTTACATCAATACGCAATTTCCCTCCTCTAGATGTGTCTACCACAAGCTTTGTATTTGTGACTGTGTGAAGGTATAACCCTGCGACAAATGGACGATAAACATGATGTCCGAGTCGACATGAAAATCACAATGCAACTTTTAGGAGAACAGATTCAAAGTAATACTCGGGAGGTAAACAAATTATCCAGGACATAAGCATGATGTCATGATCTTGGTATAATACAAATATAAAATCATAGCCATATACTCATCTGCCacaataattgaaaataaaaatccaaAAATAACTTGGAAAACATTGTGAAAACTAACAATTTTTTACTCCAAATAATCTACTTTCCTACATGGCATCTGTAATGAAATACCAAACATATTACTATTGTGAAACTGCAGTCAGATAGGCAAACTGATCTTCACGAGAAGCTTCATTAAATTAATAGATCTAAGATAGGAAAAGTAACCATAGTTAGGATCAATAACAGGCAAAATAAACAAGCACTACGATTGACCACATCTTTCGTAAAAAAGTTCATGATAATAATAAGTTGTATTAAATGAATTGCACAAAAAATCCATATATCCTTCATGTGTGTTGATATATGGTTAAATCTTGTCAATGCAGCGAACCGGATGGATCTTCCTTCACAGTCATACTCAACAGATTGCAATTGGTTTAAACCAATCCAGACTAAAAAATGGGTAAATTCGACAACGGATTATAATTAACTGAACCATATTAATCAAATCATCCAATCCAACTTCATATATCGATCCAGTTCAATACTCATACTTGCAACCCTTCCAATTAAAGTTCATCACTTCAATTCCTCAATAGTTCAGATTCCTCTATTTCACCAACGCTCCAACAGGTATTAAAGTAAATTACGAGCTTCTCAATCAACATTACCATATTCTATATCAAAAAGTTATATTCCCACAacgctaaataaaattatgctaTTTACAGACATTCTCCATTACTTAAAACAATAGAAGAAACAAAAATGGAAATTGGGAGTTTCAGAAAACGTACTGAATTCAGATATGAAGAGTATCAAGATGAAGATAGAAGAAGCGAGGGTGATAACACCACCGGAGAGGGTACGTCTAAAGAAATCCTCATTGATTTTCGGGTACGCATCCAAATTTCGCAACTTGATGTACAATCTATCCATATATACGAATGAACagtatatatatcaatatatatgcGCCAATCCCTCCAAAAAACATCAATCTCTCATTTGCAAAATTAGAAATTATCAGAAGggatttcttctttttttcctgGTGGGAATGTCAGAACCGTCGGGGGGAACGGCGAATGGGGAAAGGGAAGAAGGTAACGTTTGTTTGACTATTGATCGAGCTTTAGTCAACTCCGTAATCCGTATTACTGCGGACTTAATTTACCatttttgtttatatatatatatatatatatatatatatatattaacaaaTAGTtgcttttattattttaattaaaatttaaaatttaaaaccaATGAGAGGAATATAAAAATTAGATTTTGTtccattttttattttggattTTTTAAATACAACCTATGGATAAAGTTATAAGGACACCCACAGTAGAGGATATTGTGGATAccacatgtcatccaaatatttttcactatCAAATATTCACAATTGTGTTCTCTTTATTTGTGTGTCAACTTAATAACCGGTTACAAATTGTGAAGTTTGAGATATTTGAAtagtgaaatatttgattgaaAATGTGAATCATGGAACCTACAAATATTTGGAGAAAATTTTTTTACTACTGTGGATGGCCTAATGTCGGCTTGATCACATTTTGAACTAAATCtaacaaataaaattttaaaagaagaaattcttCCATAAATTATTAATGTAAGTAGAGTTAGAAAAAATATCGAAATTTCGGTAAATCGAGAATattgtatttaaaaattttaatttatcaaaattttctGTATATTGAAGATTTTGGCATAGTATGGTAATGGTATCGAAATTTTCGATATAATACAACATAAAATTTCAGAATATTTCAAGACACCgagacaatatatatatatatatatatatatatatatatatatatatatatagatatataataatatttttaaataataaattaacaaagatataaagttttttttatatgaaaCAATATATAACGatgtatataattataatataatcGATATACTAATTATACATACAGAAAGTTTCGGTACACCGAGACTCAATATATCGAAAGTTTCGGAGAAGTTTCGGAGATTTTTTAGGACAAGTTGTCCCTAACAGATCAGTGATCGAAGAGTGATCGAAGGTGAATTGGCCAGCAAAAGCCaacaaatttttattaaaagacGAATAATCAATCAATCTCAAGAACAAAAGGTGAATCGGCAAGTAAAAAACAAGATGATCTTATTGTGAAAGCATAGAACCAAGTTCTTGTtacaaatcaatgcaatataaGTTTAACAAAACTGGAAACTTGTTCCTACTACTTTCATTTTTAGAACAAAGACTCACACAACACCTTAGGTACTTGGACTTTGAAGTTCTCCATGAAAACACGAAAAATACTTCATAAAAAATTGTTCTATTACGAAGGTAAAAAGGCTTGTCAAAGCTCGTTGGAGCACCTAGGTGTACCCCATACACTACAAGTGGCACATTTAACTCTGAATCTCTCAAACATTTCTTGTCATCGATTAGAGCCTCCTTTATCTATCTCCGTATAATTTTCATCACCGCAAACCAGGTTATCAACCGTTATTGTTGTAGTGATGGCACCGTGAACCTGATTGTGATACAGTTAGCCGACATAATGACATCAATAACACTGGGATGGCTTGGATGAAAAAAATATGAGCTATTAAGCATGAAAAACTTACCATTCTTGGTGATCTGAATGGAGAAGAATCATTTGCAGGCACTGCATATGTGTCTGAGGGCCTGTGAAAGAGCAAGTGTGCAATTGAGCGGTCAATGGGATTCGTATCAGTCTCCATGTCCATGCTTCCAGTATGCCTAAAAATGAAAGGTGAAAGAGAATAAATAAATGTATCACTGAAAGATGGGTAGAGGCAGACTCTGAAATTTATTCCAGGGGTGGAATCAATTTAATACATTTCGAAGTGAAGTTGAAGTTTTTAGAAAAAAAGTATAAGAATTTGGAGATGGACTAAAGGAGCCGACTAGTACAACATAGTTCAGCATAATGAAAACATCTTCTTCTTTCCGACTCCATTGAAGTGTAAGGAGCAGTATTAGTTCACAATGGTAAAGACAAATTGATACAGCATCACCTCTTACTCAAGTTTTGcaacaaaataaagatttaTACACAAGGACAGATGTGACACACTTATTGATTCTATCAGCCATGAATGCTCCACTAGTTTCTCTCTTGTCTCCATAAGCATCATCTCGGTTTGCATGGCTATGCCTCCGCTCAGCACTCCGAGCCAAACGATACAAGCTATCCCTTATGCATAGCTTAGTTCTCAAATCCAACTGAAAATTATCAAGCACGATTGATGTCAAGAATCCAAGATAATTCAATATTTGTAAGGACAAAGCACTATGGTAGTAGTGTTTATATGTACAAGAAACCTTGAACTCCATCAACTGTCATTATAACAGATGTAACAACCAATTTTCTTAAAACAAATGCAAATTTGTAGTTCCATCATtccatgcaactggtgtatgtTAAATATATTTCGATACAATCAATATACGGATAATTAGACATTTATGAGGATGTTTTCACTTCTCCAAGATGCGATGCtcaaaataataattgatttcattCATTTGCAGACAGCTCGTAATGCTCTATCATTTATTTTATCACTCCAACGGGCTTTAATAAATTTAGTTAATGATACATCGATGTCAATGCAGGCCTTCAAGCTTTAGTACCATCATTAAGTTCTAGTACCTAAGCACATATCACCACTCCAATTTAGCTCAGCAAAGTTCTTAGAGAACTTCAAACCTCATCTTCATGCAAATAAAAGATGAAATGAAACTAGGGACGCAAATCTCAGGTCAGGCTTATCAGATTTCATGAGCTTCAGAACacctaaaaaaaatatttatccaGTTTGATGAGTAAAGTTGTACATAACTTCTCCGTTGTTGCCTATTCAACTAGTTGCAGatcataatataatattattaaaatgtgGTTATTAATTGTAGTTAGATTGTAATACTTAACTCCTATCTTGTACATTCGTAACCTCGGTAAGAAATAATTATAAGAGAGTTATATCAATGTTTAATTTGATTTTTAGAAAACATTTTCCCATGATTAAAATGAAAAAGACAACTCTCATGTGCATTTTCTAACTAAAAACTCTCAGTCACcaagaaaattattactttaatttcaaattttcatCCCTATAAAAAAAAGTCAAAAAATAACCAATTATAGTAGTGTTTCATAAGATAATACaatatattttaagttttttaatTACTCacatagcataaaaaattaaacaaaaatttaCTAATTTGACCACTATGGTAACTTTTATTTCTCTCCAAAAGTGCAACAAAACTTGATCCAAAATCTACCAAAAGCATATTTTGTTGGGTATAATCTAAACAAAAAAGAGTAAAAACTTACTACTCCCGGTTTACAAAAGGATTTATTCCATGCATGCTCACTTCTTTGAAAATCAGCCATTTTTCCAAAGTTGACATTTTGGGGGATATAATCCAATCTCAAGATGCGCATTAGGAGATATTGGAGCGAGATATACCCAAACTTTGTATCACCCTCCAAAAATCCAAGCTTGGAATGCATGATACATATCACCCAATTTTCATCCTATTAAGTATTACCTATACATATCTTTGTAATTTTTTGTACTTCTTTtaataaaaatgagaatttcCACGGAAATTTTGAAGATGTtttgaataaattattttatatcaAGTGGCTCATTGATTTAGGACACTTGCTTATGCTTTGTTGAGTTCTTAAATTTGAGTTAACAAGCTGCTTGTATAGTAGTAAATGGATTTGATAATTTGAGAATGCTAGTTGATTTTAAGTTAAGTTAAACGGACAACATTATCAATTCAACAATGGATAAATGATTGATAAACTTTACTCATCAAAATAGAAGAACTCTTTTCTAGATAACGAATGACCTTTTGAGTTTTTACACATGAGAAATACTCCTGAGCTTATAGATTATTAATGAACTAAGCTCAATACTCGTGTGCCGTGAACTCATCAACATATTTGTGAGCTTCAGTAGCATGTTCATGAGCAagcccatttttttttattcatgttTAAGTTTCTTATAAAATTGGATCAACTGGACATTAACCTAAAAGCACGTACTGTCTATTTTAGTTTATGAGATCAATGTCATActtcacaaaaataaaaatttagcataaaacCAGTAGTCCAACAAACTAAAGATGTTTGATGTAGTGAATTGTGAATAGTTGATTGGTTCTATCAGAGAGTCAACTCTGTCGCagctaaaataaataatatatcttAGCGAACAACTCTACAGATTAATATATGTTATTTGATAAAAAGAGTAGTAAAACAATATCAAAGAACAAAAGAATTGTCTTGCAAGGGGAGTGTTACTGTTACCTGTTTCATTACAAGCTGAAGCTGGAGAAAACTAGCTGCTTCAAGTGAAATTGCATCCAAACATGAATTTTTCGTTGAGCTTTCAAGCACATTTGAGAAGCCTAACTCTGCTGAAATTACTGAGTTGATGCCGTCACTACCACGGTGACTCTCAAATTCACTTCCAGAAAAGTGTAATTTTCCTACAGAGACAGAAGTACATGTGGCGGGCTGCAATGTCACACCTGTATTTCCAAGATTTCTGTTCAGGGATTGTTGACTTCCTAGATGATATTGTAGATTTTCTATGTTTTCATTCCCTTCAATATCAGAGACCAGGTAAGAATGGTGAAAACCCTCCAGGGATTGCAATTGACTGGAAGCATGGGATGATTCTCCAGGTGGAGAATTTAACAAACCCTTACTCTGGAATTTCGTCGAAGATGGCATTGGATTCATGATAGTTTGATCTGGAAAGCAGTTGTTATCTGAATCTACAAAGGAAATAGCATTCTGTAAACAATTACTGAAATCTGGATCCAGAGCTTGAAATTATTGTTGATTGTGCACAGATGGAAAAACTGACAAAGAAATAAACCCAGGAGGAAGCTACATGTATATATTTGTCATCTTACCAAGACAATTGGAATTGACATTTCCATAGCAATGCCTTTTTCTGTTTCCATCACACTGGTTCTGGTTCTTTGATTGCTTTCTGTGCCCATCCGTCTGCGAAGCAtttaaaatgtaaattataTGTAGCCACACTGCCTGAAAAACTCTGATAGCAACATATAATAAGTCAACTCTGGAAAGTGTAAACAGAATATGAAGACTATATCGAGCCAGGCTACATTTGAACTCTTGTCTGTCATCAATTTCAATCTGGTTCAGAAACAAACATAACCATAAATAGGGAAATAATCACAACAAAAGTGATAATTATCAACTGTTGTGTATACCATATGGACAAACTATCTGATATTTTTCCCTACAAATTCTACCCATGAGTGCGATTTCCTGCTTAACATTTAAGCAGACATGAATAGAGATGCAAAACTTTAAAAGTAAAACATAACTGAGAAGAAAAGAAACACGGATCATGTACATCTACCGACCTCTTCTTCGGGGATGAGCTCATATTTGCTTTCATTCATAGCAGGTCTTTTTGCCAAAGAAAAATCATACTTGTCCACGGGCCAAGAACTGTCTTTCACCAAAATAGGTCCACAAGTCATGGAAGGATCATCAACATAGTAAGTCTCCATGGGGTCATCATTTTGCAAAAGATTTTTCCCTGCATATGACTCAGGCAATGGAAACCCAAAGTCTGACTTTGGAATGTCTTCAGTTCCTTCTGCAGACAACCAATTCAACTCGTCTTCCTTATTGGCCCCCAGTCCAAACATTGAATCAGAACTCCTGCAAAACCAGGAAGTCATGGTTAAATATGATACATATAATGTATATTCTAAAATAACAGATAACTCCGAGCATACCTAAACATCCTGTCAACATCGGCAAAGCTTCCTATTTCAGGCCAACCATCATATAAAAAATCACCGGAATCTTTTTCTTTGGAGTTATCAAAGAAATCTATATCGTTGCTTGTTTGAGTTATGTCACCAAGATCATCACTAAAAGAGTAGGTATCAGCTGCATTGCTCTCATCACTGAATATGATGTCTTTCTTCTCACAGTTCTCTCCACCGTTGGGGTCTTTATTATGAGCTTCGAACCCAGATTCCCTGGCGTTTTCAGAAGGGAAACTCGATACTTCTTTTACTGAGCTACTGTCAGATGAAGATGGGAATGCACCATTTGGTGGGGAGGACCATGAACCTTGTTCCAATTTCATGTTTCTCATTTTACTCAGAGTTGTAAATACCTTCGTTGCTTTCCCTGACCAGCATATCTAGCAGCAGAGCAATCTCAAGTATTACTGTGAATAATTGTCACAGCCAGTTCTTTTTCAGCCCTCACCTGGAATGGAAGGATCATCACCCTACTAAAACCAGAATAGGGAGCTACAAGATCAAAGCTGCAGTAAATTTCATCCCAGGTTATATATTCAACTAAAACTTGTTGAAACAGCATGATATATTTCACATCAACTATAACTTGTAGAAACAGGTTATatcttcaactaaaatatgttTAAGCTCAATTTTTAGTGGTGACACCTTGTTGAAAAGCATACCATATTTCACATAAACTAAAACTTCAGTCCGATCAATAATCATGTATTCACCTCCCAACTTGTGCCTCTCATAACATACACAATACATAACCGACAATCCAAAAACTGGAGTATACGAGATAGCCTGACCAGGGGAAAAGAAAAATACCTCATACATGCACAAGTCCGACATTCATTCAATCCATTAATGCACCCTAAAACTGTGTGCTGTTCTCTTCATCTTTATAACTCATATGCCTCCATGACTGATGTTTTCCAATTACATCAAATAAACAGTTAAATCAGAAGAAAGTAGAGGCTAATCACTAAATCCATCTTTTTGGCTGCCTTCGTATAATCCAATTGAAATAAAACAAACAGAAACAAATATCTATTTTCTGATAAACACAAATTCATAAAGAAGAAAACAGCTGAACTCGGATACACTAATTGCAACCCTCGATTGTCGCACTCAGTTGCAAAACTCTCTGTAATAAGGATCTTTTCCACAAAGGAAATGAGAAAAACTAAGGGGTAGCTGAATCAACACGATGTTTAACAATATTTAGCGTTAGGCAGTAACAAGAGATATTACAtattaataaatcataaaaaaagtTAAAAAGGAAAACTGAATCAAAAAATCCATCTCGACACAGGAGAGGAAAAAAAATCCCTCAGTTTTCTTACTTTAACTTTTATTTCAATCTCTCAGCAATCAAACAAAAAATTACTCGCAAATTGAATCCCACGATCCAAAGCTCAAAACAATAAAGAAACATGAAAAAGCTCGCAGCTACAGCTGACAGATTCTCTGCAACAAAAGATCTCCAGAAACTCACCACGATCAGTGTAGAATTCGCTTCACCCAGCCAGTACACTGAATCCGATTCTTCGGGCAGAGAGACATGGGAGGTTCTAGGGGCAAAGAGACCGTCTTTTTCTTTCCATGgtaaaatttttatttgttgtttagtggtgctatatatatatataaatatatatatatatatattgaatcgTGTAGATTTTGACACGTGTCTAGAAGATC from Primulina eburnea isolate SZY01 chromosome 17, ASM2296580v1, whole genome shotgun sequence carries:
- the LOC140818390 gene encoding protein LNK1-like, which encodes MRNMKLEQGSWSSPPNGAFPSSSDSSSVKEVSSFPSENARESGFEAHNKDPNGGENCEKKDIIFSDESNAADTYSFSDDLGDITQTSNDIDFFDNSKEKDSGDFLYDGWPEIGSFADVDRMFRSSDSMFGLGANKEDELNWLSAEGTEDIPKSDFGFPLPESYAGKNLLQNDDPMETYYVDDPSMTCGPILVKDSSWPVDKYDFSLAKRPAMNESKYELIPEEETDGHRKQSKNQNQCDGNRKRHCYGNVNSNCLDSDNNCFPDQTIMNPMPSSTKFQSKGLLNSPPGESSHASSQLQSLEGFHHSYLVSDIEGNENIENLQYHLGSQQSLNRNLGNTGVTLQPATCTSVSVGKLHFSGSEFESHRGSDGINSVISAELGFSNVLESSTKNSCLDAISLEAASFLQLQLVMKQLDLRTKLCIRDSLYRLARSAERRHSHANRDDAYGDKRETSGAFMADRINKHTGSMDMETDTNPIDRSIAHLLFHRPSDTYAVPANDSSPFRSPRMVHGAITTTITVDNLVCGDENYTEIDKGGSNR
- the LOC140818391 gene encoding uncharacterized protein yields the protein MDRLYIKLRNLDAYPKINEDFFRRTLSGGVITLASSIFILILFISEFRLYLHTVTNTKLVVDTSRGGKLRIDFDITFPAFPCSLLSLDAMDISGERHLDIRHDIFKKRLDSHGNVIEVRKDGIGAPQIEKPLQRHGGRLEHNETYCGSCYGAEMSDDECCNSCEEVREAYRKKGWGITNTDMIDQCKREGFVQKVQEEQGEGCSIHGSLEVNKVAGKFQFSPGKSFHIPGFHLFDFLNLPTENYNMSHKINKLMFGDSIPGIVNPLDGVRWVQETPNGMYQYFVKVVPTIYTSVRGHKIQSNQFSVTEHSKSSEVDNLRSLPGVFFYYDLSPIKVTFTEEHTPFLHFLTHICAIVGGIFTVAGIVDSFVYHGQKALQKKREIGKLG